Proteins from one Prevotella sp. E2-28 genomic window:
- a CDS encoding nucleotidyltransferase family protein, giving the protein MDEEKVKMLFVFEKEHFISILTIGDIQRAIVKNIALETPVAQVIDCNKKFAYKGEAMNDIREKMLRLRAECMPVLNENGELEDVIFWRDLFEKEETDLRPKIDLPVVIMAGGKGTRLKPITNVIPKPLVPVGDKTILEVIMDQFESIGCHKFYMSVNYKADMMKYYLSQLDHKYDIEFFMEDKPLGTIGSVSLLKGKITTPFFVSNCDSINEQDYRDVWDYHVNNHNDMTIVTMVKSFKIPYGVIETGEDGLMTALKEKPEQTYQVNTGVYILNPELIDEIPEGEFFHITHLMEKIKARGGRIGCFPVSEHSWKDMGEWPEYLKMINVL; this is encoded by the coding sequence ATGGATGAGGAGAAAGTGAAAATGCTCTTTGTGTTCGAGAAAGAACATTTTATAAGCATTTTGACTATTGGTGACATTCAGCGTGCAATAGTTAAAAATATTGCCTTGGAAACTCCGGTTGCTCAAGTGATTGATTGCAATAAGAAGTTTGCATATAAAGGCGAAGCTATGAATGATATCCGCGAAAAAATGCTTCGCCTGCGAGCAGAATGTATGCCCGTGCTCAATGAGAACGGAGAACTTGAGGATGTTATCTTTTGGCGTGACCTTTTTGAAAAAGAAGAAACGGATTTAAGACCAAAGATAGACCTCCCTGTTGTTATTATGGCCGGAGGTAAAGGCACACGTCTTAAACCCATTACCAACGTTATTCCAAAGCCCTTAGTACCTGTTGGTGACAAGACTATTCTTGAGGTCATCATGGATCAATTCGAAAGTATTGGTTGTCACAAGTTCTATATGTCTGTTAACTACAAGGCAGATATGATGAAATACTATCTCAGTCAGCTTGACCACAAGTATGACATTGAGTTCTTTATGGAGGATAAGCCACTTGGGACAATAGGCAGTGTCTCTCTTCTGAAGGGCAAGATAACGACTCCATTCTTTGTCTCTAACTGTGATAGTATCAATGAACAAGACTATCGTGATGTATGGGATTATCATGTGAACAATCACAATGATATGACCATAGTGACGATGGTGAAAAGCTTCAAGATACCTTACGGAGTTATTGAAACAGGTGAGGATGGTCTGATGACCGCATTGAAAGAGAAACCAGAACAAACTTATCAGGTGAATACTGGCGTGTATATTTTGAATCCCGAGTTAATTGATGAGATTCCAGAGGGAGAGTTCTTCCATATTACCCATCTTATGGAGAAGATAAAAGCTAGAGGTGGCCGTATTGGATGTTTCCCTGTAAGTGAACATTCCTGGAAAGACATGGGAGAGTGGCCTGAGTACTTAAAAATGATAAATGTTTTGTAG
- a CDS encoding glycosyltransferase family 4 protein — protein MKDNKIHTVVMVGNSEHSGGGIASVINLIRKMPVWEKYGIKLLATQKDGNKLTKFWCVFKAAIKAPFVIARCKIVHFQMVPGITLLTQLPALLSAKLFRKKVVMSVHVGNQLENYASDRSFKWWFRRADLVLLLAKRWEKLFKESYADVKVSTDVLYNACEMRPFIPMEEKKKLILFAGTLDKNKALDLLLKAWASIKDKYPEWRIAVLGSGDRPYFEAMSNDLGCSDSVSFKGYVVGEEKELYFHDASILCLCSYMEGFPMAVLEAWSHGIAVVTTPVGGLPDVIEDGSNCVVFPTGDYMKLAEQLDSLISKESLRMRVGEEGYRCAQSKFSSEAISEKIDFIYSNLLENNHN, from the coding sequence ATGAAAGATAATAAGATTCATACTGTTGTAATGGTCGGTAACTCCGAACATTCCGGAGGTGGCATAGCTTCTGTCATTAACTTGATTAGAAAAATGCCAGTGTGGGAGAAGTATGGCATTAAGCTGCTTGCAACACAAAAGGATGGTAATAAGCTGACAAAGTTTTGGTGTGTATTCAAGGCTGCAATAAAAGCACCATTTGTAATCGCTCGCTGTAAGATTGTGCACTTTCAAATGGTGCCGGGAATTACCCTTTTAACTCAGTTGCCAGCATTACTCTCTGCTAAGTTGTTCCGGAAAAAGGTGGTTATGTCTGTTCATGTTGGCAACCAACTTGAAAATTATGCCTCGGACAGGTCCTTTAAATGGTGGTTCCGCAGGGCTGATCTGGTTCTATTATTAGCCAAACGATGGGAAAAACTTTTCAAGGAGTCATACGCAGATGTAAAGGTATCTACAGATGTCCTTTATAATGCATGTGAAATGCGCCCATTTATTCCAATGGAAGAAAAGAAAAAGCTTATCCTATTTGCGGGCACACTTGATAAAAATAAGGCTCTTGATCTTTTGCTTAAAGCATGGGCGAGTATTAAGGACAAGTATCCAGAATGGAGGATTGCTGTATTGGGAAGTGGTGATAGACCTTATTTTGAGGCGATGTCGAATGATCTTGGTTGCTCAGATTCTGTTTCATTCAAAGGGTATGTTGTTGGAGAAGAGAAAGAGCTTTATTTCCATGATGCAAGTATATTGTGTCTTTGCTCTTACATGGAAGGCTTCCCGATGGCTGTTTTAGAGGCTTGGTCGCATGGAATAGCCGTTGTAACAACGCCAGTAGGTGGCCTTCCAGACGTTATTGAAGACGGGAGTAATTGTGTGGTTTTTCCAACGGGAGATTATATGAAGCTTGCAGAGCAATTGGATAGTTTAATAAGCAAAGAAAGTCTTCGCATGAGAGTGGGAGAAGAAGGATACCGTTGCGCCCAAAGCAAATTCTCTTCGGAAGCTATCAGTGAAAAGATAGATTTTATATACTCTAATCTGCTTGAGAATAATCATAATTAG
- a CDS encoding glycosyltransferase family 4 protein, with protein MAFIKGFSEQRLTTHVTFLVSDDKGSKVKEVFPHVDFIYMWDKFPIKNRLISQIQLEYNARRYTRLLPKGATVFLPWPSSRLMSLLVGRSDLKVFYEETELPELYLMKLFNIKSYLKSIQKLTGVFLISTALKKYFIEHGVSPERIHIVNMIVDTTRFHNVLKEKSHERYIAYCGTVTSTKDGVDDLIKAFAIVNKKHPDVKLFIIGPIPGNKEENVFVKLVGELGLTDSVHFTGIVPYDKMPQILKNAEILALARPDNIQAKYGFPTKLGEYLLTGNPVVLTSVGDIPHFLKDGESALIATPNNPNLFAEKLNWALDYKDESEQLGQKGRSVAENCFNYKTETQKIINIING; from the coding sequence ATGGCCTTTATTAAAGGTTTTTCCGAGCAAAGACTTACTACTCATGTAACCTTCTTAGTTAGTGATGATAAAGGGTCAAAAGTCAAAGAGGTATTTCCTCATGTTGATTTCATATATATGTGGGATAAATTTCCTATTAAGAACCGGTTGATTAGTCAGATACAACTGGAATATAATGCTCGTAGGTATACTAGGTTGTTGCCTAAAGGTGCTACAGTCTTTCTTCCTTGGCCATCTTCCCGGTTAATGAGTTTACTTGTAGGTAGAAGCGATTTAAAGGTGTTCTATGAAGAAACTGAATTACCAGAGTTGTATTTGATGAAGTTATTTAATATCAAATCATATCTTAAATCAATACAAAAATTAACTGGTGTTTTTTTAATATCAACTGCGTTAAAAAAATACTTTATAGAGCATGGCGTGTCTCCTGAGCGGATACATATAGTCAATATGATTGTAGATACAACGAGGTTTCATAATGTTCTGAAAGAGAAGAGTCATGAACGTTATATCGCTTATTGTGGCACTGTGACTAGTACTAAAGATGGTGTGGATGATTTAATAAAAGCTTTCGCAATAGTAAATAAGAAACATCCTGATGTTAAATTGTTTATCATTGGCCCTATTCCAGGAAACAAGGAGGAAAATGTATTTGTGAAATTGGTTGGAGAATTAGGCCTGACGGATAGCGTTCATTTTACAGGTATAGTTCCTTATGATAAAATGCCTCAAATACTCAAAAATGCAGAGATATTAGCTTTGGCAAGGCCAGATAATATACAAGCGAAATATGGCTTTCCGACCAAATTAGGAGAGTATTTATTAACAGGCAATCCGGTTGTTCTTACTAGTGTGGGCGATATTCCTCATTTTCTTAAAGATGGAGAAAGTGCTTTAATAGCAACACCTAATAATCCTAATTTGTTTGCGGAAAAATTAAATTGGGCACTTGATTATAAAGACGAGTCTGAACAACTTGGACAAAAAGGGAGGTCAGTCGCAGAAAACTGTTTTAATTATAAGACAGAGACTCAGAAAATAATAAATATTATTAATGGCTAA
- a CDS encoding lipopolysaccharide biosynthesis protein, with translation MAITLYTSRVVLAELGGEDFGLYNVIGGILSLLSVLKVLVSSGTQRFLNFEMGRGASNETLTEIFTSSLTLFAFVGALILLLAETFGLWFLNTYLVIPDDRLFAANVVYQVTIISMFVSLVQIPYTSAIMAHERMDVYGYIGIGEPLIRLCLILLMPFLPGDKLINYSFILLSIFIGVTLFYVFFCKKNFVECRLRLSKNWATCKSLVSFTVWNLLETISNSLSGQGQNILLNMFFGPTVNAARAVAYQVNHAVQGFATNFLIATFPQITKSYSAGNYSDYYSLMTRSSKFAFLVMSIIFIPICLNTDYILKIWLKTPPENSALFVNLVIVGMIIRMFSEPLYTGIQATGNIKKYQIVTNIVTLLNLPLCYILLKIWQEPSIVFYVTIGLAFFFVVSRLYFIKKQAGFPIRPFVQMVIVKCIIPAAIVFLPLYYINSLTEKNIYSFIGICILSVAWSCSIFSFMSMNKNERLFVRKLIFKK, from the coding sequence ATGGCTATTACGCTCTATACTTCGAGAGTGGTTCTCGCTGAACTGGGGGGCGAAGACTTTGGACTATACAATGTAATAGGAGGAATCCTCTCTTTACTTTCAGTGTTGAAGGTTTTGGTGTCCTCTGGAACTCAGCGCTTCCTTAATTTCGAAATGGGAAGAGGGGCATCAAATGAAACTCTTACAGAGATATTTACTTCATCACTAACCCTGTTTGCCTTCGTTGGTGCTTTGATTCTCCTCTTGGCAGAAACTTTTGGATTATGGTTCTTAAATACTTATTTGGTTATACCAGATGATAGATTATTTGCAGCAAATGTAGTCTATCAAGTAACAATCATATCAATGTTTGTCTCATTAGTTCAGATACCCTACACATCTGCTATTATGGCTCATGAGAGGATGGATGTATATGGATATATTGGTATAGGTGAACCTTTGATAAGATTATGCCTTATTTTGCTAATGCCTTTTCTTCCTGGTGATAAGTTGATAAATTATTCTTTCATCCTGCTTTCGATTTTTATTGGTGTTACTCTGTTTTACGTTTTCTTTTGCAAAAAGAATTTTGTTGAATGTCGTTTAAGACTATCCAAAAATTGGGCAACATGTAAATCACTGGTAAGTTTTACGGTCTGGAACTTATTAGAAACTATCTCAAATTCTTTGAGCGGACAAGGACAGAATATATTACTTAATATGTTTTTTGGACCTACTGTAAATGCTGCACGTGCAGTAGCTTATCAAGTTAATCATGCAGTTCAGGGATTTGCTACAAATTTCCTTATAGCAACATTCCCTCAGATAACTAAGAGCTATTCTGCTGGAAATTATAGTGACTACTACTCACTTATGACAAGGAGTTCAAAGTTTGCATTCCTTGTGATGAGTATAATATTTATTCCAATTTGTTTGAATACTGATTATATACTAAAGATATGGTTAAAAACTCCACCCGAGAATTCTGCCTTGTTTGTTAATCTTGTCATTGTTGGAATGATAATTAGGATGTTTTCAGAACCTCTATATACAGGTATTCAGGCTACAGGTAACATAAAGAAGTATCAGATTGTTACTAACATAGTAACTCTTTTGAATCTTCCATTATGTTACATATTATTGAAAATATGGCAAGAACCATCTATCGTATTTTATGTAACGATTGGTTTGGCTTTCTTTTTCGTCGTATCAAGACTCTATTTTATTAAGAAGCAAGCAGGGTTTCCTATTCGTCCTTTTGTGCAAATGGTCATAGTTAAGTGCATAATACCAGCGGCAATAGTATTTTTGCCCCTTTATTATATTAATTCTTTAACTGAAAAGAATATATATTCTTTTATCGGAATTTGTATTCTCTCCGTTGCATGGAGTTGCTCAATTTTTAGCTTTATGTCAATGAATAAAAATGAAAGATTATTTGTTAGAAAACTTATCTTTAAGAAATAA
- a CDS encoding acyltransferase family protein — protein sequence MTKRLIWADSLRGILIVLVVLGHAIQAQLGDDCFNDHLWNYIYSFHMAAFMAVSGWLSCRVGSQMNRSGGGRLTTVYRRIQQLLIPLFLWSVLKFITLKVSPSNEVFNVFHPDPYYWFLWALFCIQTFFIIGDWLSEFIKLKQYVAIASVWVLLVLLMLVLNVRILGFQYIAYYFAFYIIGYYLHKYESLLIKNKVFLLLLMLVWPVLAWFWDMHELPLSILPLTGGLLQYAYRFVTALLAVYVLINATPMLLDSGKK from the coding sequence ATGACGAAACGACTGATATGGGCTGACAGCCTGCGAGGAATACTGATAGTTTTGGTGGTTTTGGGACATGCCATTCAAGCACAATTGGGGGACGATTGCTTCAACGACCACTTGTGGAACTATATCTACTCTTTCCACATGGCAGCTTTTATGGCTGTGAGCGGATGGCTTTCATGTCGTGTTGGTAGTCAGATGAACAGAAGTGGGGGGGGCAGATTGACAACCGTTTATCGTCGCATTCAACAACTTCTAATACCACTCTTTTTGTGGTCTGTGCTTAAATTTATAACACTGAAAGTTTCTCCTTCGAATGAAGTTTTTAATGTTTTTCATCCAGACCCATATTACTGGTTTCTTTGGGCTTTGTTTTGTATACAAACGTTTTTCATTATAGGAGACTGGCTGTCAGAATTTATTAAACTCAAACAATATGTCGCTATTGCATCGGTATGGGTTCTCTTAGTACTTCTTATGTTGGTGTTAAATGTTCGCATATTGGGCTTCCAGTATATAGCATATTATTTCGCCTTTTATATTATAGGTTACTACTTGCACAAATATGAGAGCTTATTAATAAAGAATAAGGTGTTTTTATTGCTGTTGATGTTAGTGTGGCCGGTTTTGGCATGGTTTTGGGATATGCATGAACTCCCTCTGTCGATTCTTCCATTAACAGGTGGCTTGTTGCAATACGCATATCGCTTTGTGACGGCACTACTGGCTGTATATGTGTTGATAAACGCTACCCCAATGCTATTAGATAGCGGAAAAAAATGA
- a CDS encoding glycosyltransferase family 4 protein yields the protein MKDYLLENLSLRNNNLKNMDNKKVNKKIAIIGPESYPIPAVRGGAIESGVTRTLNINEEEKRLDLTVFTISDPLLEEAIKNYKNCRIIQIARGGLLGFLIKKVYRVLRKFSGYRLPFRSAYMIRINKYLEKENFDLIAFHTSHEEVSQLSSKVKAKVIYSVASDYLTPDIPGITQLIERVDCFSSNQYIIDRIHNLLGVGYEKLHAGKGGIDISLDSNEVRTGIRYGIRTKHNLTDKDVVVLYCGRLSPEKGALQLIQAVQKVPNCKLIVVGGANFSSNAQTEYVKSLKDAASKCNGRVIFTGYLDNHDDLKKYAYAADIAVVPSICNEAGSVALLEFRVVELPTIASDKGGMIHNAAGNVVFVRCDDNYVNNLAEAIGKLVRNPEERKKLSKLARIGIEDRSLEAKYDRLCDFYDSL from the coding sequence ATGAAAGATTATTTGTTAGAAAACTTATCTTTAAGAAATAATAATTTGAAAAATATGGATAATAAAAAAGTAAATAAGAAGATAGCAATAATTGGACCCGAATCGTATCCAATACCTGCTGTGAGAGGAGGTGCAATTGAGTCTGGTGTTACCAGAACTCTTAATATTAATGAAGAAGAAAAAAGACTTGATTTAACAGTATTCACTATAAGCGATCCTTTGCTCGAAGAAGCAATAAAAAATTACAAAAATTGTAGAATAATTCAAATTGCAAGAGGAGGATTACTAGGTTTTTTGATAAAGAAAGTATATCGGGTTTTAAGAAAATTTTCAGGCTATAGGTTGCCATTTCGTTCAGCTTATATGATTCGGATTAATAAATACCTTGAGAAAGAAAACTTTGATTTAATTGCTTTCCATACATCACATGAAGAAGTATCTCAGCTAAGTTCCAAAGTAAAGGCAAAGGTTATATATTCTGTAGCATCAGATTATTTGACACCTGATATACCTGGAATAACTCAATTAATAGAACGTGTCGATTGTTTTTCATCTAATCAATATATTATTGATCGAATCCATAATTTGTTAGGAGTTGGCTATGAGAAATTGCACGCGGGGAAAGGCGGGATTGATATTTCCTTGGATTCTAATGAAGTGAGAACTGGAATTAGATATGGAATCAGAACCAAACATAATTTGACTGATAAAGACGTTGTTGTACTTTATTGTGGCCGTTTAAGTCCAGAAAAGGGGGCTTTACAACTTATCCAAGCTGTTCAAAAAGTTCCCAATTGCAAATTAATTGTAGTGGGGGGCGCAAATTTCAGCAGTAATGCTCAAACTGAATATGTAAAGTCTTTGAAAGATGCAGCAAGTAAATGTAATGGTCGTGTAATATTTACAGGTTATTTGGATAACCATGATGATTTGAAAAAATATGCCTATGCAGCTGATATTGCAGTTGTCCCATCTATTTGCAATGAAGCAGGATCTGTAGCATTATTGGAATTTAGAGTAGTGGAACTTCCTACAATTGCATCTGATAAAGGTGGCATGATTCATAATGCAGCAGGGAATGTCGTTTTTGTTCGATGTGATGATAATTATGTAAACAATCTTGCAGAAGCAATTGGAAAATTGGTTCGCAATCCAGAGGAAAGGAAAAAGCTTTCAAAATTAGCACGTATCGGAATTGAAGACCGGTCATTAGAAGCTAAATACGATAGGCTTTGTGATTTCTATGATAGTTTGTGA
- a CDS encoding acyltransferase family protein: MGVATILIILCHMPAHGVVMPNYLSILLSHGGAGCDLFLFLSGLGMYHSLNTNKMGGRNTFSWFKKRLFRLLVPYLLICAPIFVVFALRDHWTLSQYFLRLSTISFYTEGWGLWFLALIIVLYVITPLFYKLFTGRSKREWLFFLICVAWLPSTLSLSQGFFFNVLFCLCRIPCFLLGLYFADDILTNKQIKLRYASAAILCLFIASLLLNNTGVVTISYIWIERLLVLITFVLIINRMKHNTIVLNILKFMGSISLESYCTNVFVLPFFTFISWKIGTISINPGNWTYYILGTSFCILISLLINKISGQIIKRPS, encoded by the coding sequence ATGGGTGTAGCCACTATTCTCATCATTCTGTGTCATATGCCAGCCCATGGGGTAGTAATGCCAAATTATTTATCAATTCTACTATCGCACGGTGGGGCAGGATGCGATTTGTTTCTATTCCTGTCAGGCTTAGGCATGTATCACTCACTAAATACTAATAAGATGGGAGGGAGGAACACTTTTTCATGGTTTAAAAAGCGGTTATTCAGATTGTTGGTGCCCTATTTGTTAATTTGTGCTCCAATCTTTGTGGTATTTGCACTTCGTGATCACTGGACGTTGAGTCAATATTTTCTGAGGCTGAGTACAATATCCTTTTATACAGAGGGATGGGGACTTTGGTTCCTAGCTCTAATTATTGTTTTGTATGTAATAACTCCGTTATTTTATAAGTTGTTTACGGGGCGAAGCAAGAGGGAGTGGCTATTCTTCCTCATTTGTGTCGCCTGGTTACCAAGCACATTATCATTGTCTCAAGGTTTTTTCTTTAATGTACTTTTCTGTTTATGTCGTATACCATGTTTCTTACTGGGTTTATATTTTGCAGACGATATTTTGACAAACAAACAAATAAAACTAAGATATGCGAGTGCAGCTATTCTATGTCTCTTTATTGCCTCTTTGTTATTGAACAATACAGGCGTAGTTACGATCAGTTATATCTGGATTGAAAGGCTGTTGGTTTTGATTACCTTTGTATTAATTATCAACAGGATGAAGCATAATACAATAGTTCTGAATATATTAAAGTTCATGGGTAGCATTTCCTTGGAATCTTATTGTACGAATGTTTTTGTTTTACCATTCTTTACATTTATTTCTTGGAAAATTGGGACTATTAGTATTAATCCTGGCAATTGGACATACTATATTTTGGGAACCTCGTTTTGTATCCTAATCTCTCTGCTAATAAATAAAATAAGTGGTCAAATAATTAAAAGACCTTCTTAA
- a CDS encoding ATP-grasp domain-containing protein, with translation MDLSQKKLLMIGGYAYADHLKKYKAETGFSVVAVGRSLDEREEGLTDKHYYVDRTDIQEIVKIVKEEFVDGIFVGSSEAYVNIAIDVCKRTGARFYVEREQWDIVANKAKFKEFARNSGFPVIPEYKISATPTQEELTSLEFPVMIKPVDSSGARGLNPCYRLEDFMPLYEEALKWSPSRTVIVESLITGAEDICVCYTIQDGESTLSYAFSKDVVRSDMNYVSLPLFHLYPSRFIEQYRKEAGEAAKQMLKKMGLKNGTINIQGFYKDNHFFFYEAGYRMGGAQAYILTEYMNGSNVLKYMINYVLTGNMSDELLSNKENADFPYPCCNYYVELKAGTIDHIEGIEEVKAMEYVLNVTQMCHEGDEILETNEIGRAIYRIHVVGKSMEDLARNLVSISNTLRIMSKEGYEMQIEPLDYQRCLDTIRENVVIVNHADVIC, from the coding sequence ATGGATTTATCTCAGAAAAAATTGCTGATGATTGGCGGATATGCATACGCTGATCATCTGAAAAAATATAAAGCCGAAACAGGTTTTAGTGTCGTCGCTGTTGGCCGTTCTCTCGATGAAAGAGAAGAGGGCCTTACTGACAAACATTATTATGTCGATAGAACTGACATTCAGGAGATTGTAAAAATCGTCAAGGAAGAATTTGTTGATGGAATCTTTGTGGGGTCTTCGGAAGCATATGTCAATATCGCTATTGATGTTTGTAAACGGACAGGTGCGAGATTTTATGTAGAACGTGAGCAGTGGGATATAGTTGCAAATAAGGCAAAATTTAAAGAATTCGCACGTAATAGTGGCTTTCCAGTGATACCTGAATATAAGATCTCAGCTACCCCTACCCAAGAGGAACTTACGTCATTGGAATTCCCTGTGATGATTAAGCCTGTTGATAGTTCTGGTGCACGTGGACTTAATCCATGTTATCGCTTAGAAGACTTTATGCCCTTATATGAGGAAGCTCTAAAATGGTCACCGAGTAGAACCGTGATTGTGGAATCATTGATTACTGGAGCAGAAGATATTTGTGTGTGCTATACAATACAAGACGGAGAAAGTACACTTTCTTATGCTTTCAGCAAGGATGTGGTCCGTAGCGATATGAATTACGTAAGTTTACCTTTATTTCATCTTTACCCAAGTCGTTTCATTGAGCAATATCGTAAGGAAGCAGGTGAGGCTGCAAAGCAGATGCTAAAGAAAATGGGGTTGAAAAACGGAACCATCAATATACAGGGATTCTATAAAGACAACCATTTCTTCTTTTATGAAGCAGGTTATCGTATGGGTGGGGCTCAGGCTTATATACTGACAGAGTATATGAATGGTTCCAACGTCTTGAAATATATGATTAACTATGTGCTTACAGGCAATATGAGTGATGAGTTGCTTTCGAATAAGGAGAATGCTGATTTTCCATACCCTTGTTGTAATTATTATGTAGAATTAAAGGCAGGGACTATCGACCATATTGAAGGTATCGAGGAGGTTAAGGCTATGGAGTATGTGCTCAATGTGACACAGATGTGCCATGAAGGTGATGAGATTTTGGAAACAAATGAGATAGGACGAGCTATATACCGTATTCATGTTGTTGGTAAAAGTATGGAAGATCTGGCACGAAACCTGGTGTCTATTAGCAATACTTTGAGGATTATGTCTAAGGAAGGGTATGAAATGCAGATAGAGCCTCTTGATTATCAAAGATGTTTGGATACTATTCGGGAGAATGTCGTTATAGTTAACCATGCTGATGTAATTTGTTAA
- a CDS encoding DapH/DapD/GlmU-related protein codes for MKHCGKGVFLRPMSCDIKGVENLSVGDGTLIPKGCTFYCTRAELRIGKKVIFGPKPTIITGDHRIDIVGKHIIDVTDAEKLPDQDAPVVIEDGCWIGANVTILKGVTIGKGSVIAAGAVVTRSCDPYSIIGGIPAKLIKMRFTPEQIKEHEKILNER; via the coding sequence ATGAAACATTGTGGCAAGGGAGTTTTCCTGCGCCCAATGTCTTGCGATATCAAGGGGGTAGAGAATCTGTCCGTAGGAGATGGAACACTTATTCCTAAAGGTTGCACATTTTACTGTACCAGAGCAGAATTAAGGATAGGCAAGAAGGTTATTTTTGGCCCTAAACCTACAATCATTACAGGGGATCATAGGATAGACATTGTAGGTAAACATATTATTGATGTTACAGACGCAGAAAAACTGCCTGACCAAGATGCTCCTGTCGTAATTGAGGATGGCTGCTGGATTGGTGCAAATGTGACTATCTTGAAAGGAGTAACCATTGGTAAAGGAAGCGTAATAGCTGCTGGGGCGGTAGTGACAAGAAGTTGTGATCCTTATAGTATCATAGGTGGCATACCTGCTAAGCTTATTAAGATGAGATTCACGCCAGAACAAATAAAAGAACATGAAAAAATATTGAATGAAAGATAA
- a CDS encoding glycosyltransferase family 4 protein, with protein sequence MKILWFANTPCGATEKLTGKATIGGGWLYALSEEIIKTEGIELHIAFYWHQQMSPFYWKEITYHPVLMEREGTRVGRLINRFIMAHGNRLDKQALPRLMKIVENVQPDIIHIHGSEGNFGLIASRVLPCPVVLSIQGLLNPYYQFFYRGYTKDEISKNETLFSKLAMSGISISEKSFRRNAERERFILEHVHNIIGRTFWDEACSLALNPKRCYYKVGEIMRHDFYTVRWEKPQFSTPFVVTSTISSGIYKGTELVFKTAAVLKSAGFEFRWNIIGTDVNDPIIQLAQKKVKASAEQLGISLLGRKNASEMVQLMTAADLYVQVSHIENSPNSLCEAMLLGMPVIATFAGGTASMLENNIEGRLIQDGEPYSLAGMIMELAADFAKAKEYGLNAREKAQFRHNPKRVCEQLLNTYRSILQQQDV encoded by the coding sequence ATGAAAATACTATGGTTTGCAAATACGCCATGTGGTGCAACTGAAAAACTCACAGGAAAAGCCACTATAGGTGGTGGTTGGCTTTACGCTTTGTCTGAAGAGATTATAAAAACAGAGGGGATAGAACTTCATATCGCGTTTTACTGGCATCAACAGATGTCACCCTTTTATTGGAAGGAAATTACATACCATCCAGTTCTGATGGAGAGAGAGGGCACACGCGTTGGTAGACTTATCAATAGATTTATAATGGCTCATGGCAATAGATTAGATAAGCAAGCATTGCCTCGTCTTATGAAAATTGTAGAGAATGTTCAGCCAGATATCATCCATATTCATGGTTCTGAAGGAAATTTTGGACTAATTGCATCAAGAGTTCTACCATGCCCTGTTGTATTATCAATTCAAGGCCTCTTGAATCCTTATTACCAATTTTTTTACAGAGGTTATACCAAAGATGAAATATCAAAAAATGAAACTCTATTTTCTAAGTTGGCAATGAGTGGAATTTCTATAAGTGAAAAATCATTCAGGCGTAATGCAGAAAGAGAAAGGTTTATTTTAGAGCACGTCCATAACATTATTGGAAGAACATTTTGGGATGAGGCATGCTCTTTGGCTCTTAATCCCAAACGTTGTTATTATAAGGTTGGTGAAATCATGCGTCATGATTTTTATACAGTTCGTTGGGAAAAACCACAATTCTCTACTCCATTTGTTGTTACTTCAACTATTAGTAGTGGTATATATAAAGGTACTGAACTCGTATTTAAAACAGCTGCTGTGCTTAAATCTGCAGGTTTTGAGTTTCGCTGGAATATAATTGGGACTGATGTGAATGACCCCATTATACAATTAGCTCAAAAGAAGGTGAAGGCAAGTGCAGAACAGCTTGGAATTAGCTTACTTGGACGAAAGAATGCTTCTGAGATGGTTCAATTAATGACCGCTGCAGACTTATATGTACAGGTAAGCCATATTGAGAACAGTCCAAATAGTCTCTGTGAGGCGATGCTTTTGGGTATGCCTGTAATTGCAACTTTTGCAGGTGGAACTGCATCTATGCTTGAGAATAACATTGAAGGACGCTTGATACAAGATGGTGAGCCTTATTCACTTGCAGGAATGATTATGGAATTGGCTGCTGATTTTGCTAAGGCAAAAGAGTATGGCTTAAATGCGAGAGAGAAAGCGCAATTTCGACATAATCCGAAACGTGTATGTGAACAACTATTAAATACCTATAGGTCAATATTGCAACAGCAAGATGTTTAA